The Nakamurella deserti genome contains a region encoding:
- a CDS encoding response regulator has translation MIRVFLVDDQALVRAGFGMLINAQDDMAVVGDAADGAAALTALAATAADVVLMDIRMPVLDGVEATRRLLAEPGPDTPKVLVLTTFDLDEYVFAALKAGASGFLLKDTRPDELLSAIRTIAAGDAVIAPSATRRLLQHVTAALPSAPAPPDDRLGQLTAREREVLVEIARGLTNPEIAAGLFMAESTVKTHVGSLLAKLQRRDRVGLVLFAFETRLVR, from the coding sequence GTGATCCGCGTCTTCCTGGTCGACGACCAGGCGCTGGTCCGGGCCGGTTTCGGGATGCTGATCAACGCGCAGGACGACATGGCCGTCGTCGGGGACGCCGCCGACGGGGCCGCGGCACTCACCGCACTGGCGGCCACCGCCGCCGACGTCGTGCTGATGGACATCCGGATGCCGGTGCTGGACGGCGTGGAGGCCACCCGCCGGCTGCTCGCCGAGCCGGGCCCGGACACGCCGAAGGTGCTGGTGCTGACCACGTTCGACCTGGACGAGTACGTCTTCGCCGCCCTCAAGGCCGGCGCCTCCGGCTTCCTGCTCAAGGACACCCGGCCGGACGAGTTGCTGTCCGCCATCCGCACGATCGCCGCCGGCGACGCGGTCATCGCCCCGTCGGCGACGCGACGGCTGCTGCAGCACGTCACCGCGGCGCTGCCGTCCGCGCCGGCCCCGCCCGACGACCGGCTCGGGCAGCTCACCGCCCGGGAGCGGGAGGTGCTGGTCGAGATCGCCCGCGGGCTCACCAATCCCGAGATCGCCGCCGGACTGTTCATGGCCGAGTCGACGGTCAAGACGCACGTCGGGAGCCTGCTGGCGAAGTTGCAGCGCCGGGACCGGGTCGGGTTGGTGCTGTTCGCCTTCGAGACCAGGCTGGTGCGCTGA